One region of Pseudomonas sp. ABC1 genomic DNA includes:
- the rnc gene encoding ribonuclease III, giving the protein MSNSLSRLERKLGYHFKDQELMLLALTHRSYAGRNNERLEFLGDAILNFVAGEALFKHFPQAREGQLSRLRARLVKGETLAVLARGFELGDYLRLGSGELKSGGFRRESILADTLEALIGAIYLDAGMEAARDRVLAWLANELQGLTLVDTNKDPKTRLQEFLQSRGGELPKYEVVDIQGEPHCRTFFVECQVVLLNDKTQGQGASRRIAEQVSAAAALVALGVENTND; this is encoded by the coding sequence GTGAGCAATTCGTTGAGCCGTCTCGAGCGCAAGCTCGGCTATCACTTCAAGGATCAGGAACTGATGCTCCTGGCCCTGACCCATCGCAGTTACGCTGGCCGCAACAATGAGCGGCTGGAGTTTCTCGGCGATGCCATTCTCAATTTCGTCGCCGGCGAAGCTTTGTTCAAGCACTTCCCGCAAGCGCGCGAAGGGCAGTTGTCGCGCCTGCGTGCCCGGCTGGTCAAGGGCGAGACGCTGGCCGTGCTGGCGCGAGGCTTCGAACTGGGCGACTACCTGCGACTCGGCTCTGGTGAGCTGAAGAGCGGTGGTTTTCGCCGCGAGTCGATCCTGGCCGATACGCTGGAAGCCCTGATCGGCGCCATCTACCTGGACGCTGGCATGGAGGCCGCGCGAGACCGCGTGCTGGCCTGGCTGGCCAACGAGTTGCAGGGGCTGACGCTGGTGGACACCAACAAGGACCCGAAGACCCGTTTGCAAGAGTTCCTGCAATCGCGCGGTGGCGAGTTGCCCAAGTACGAGGTGGTGGATATCCAGGGTGAGCCACATTGCCGGACGTTCTTCGTCGAGTGCCAGGTGGTATTGCTGAACGATAAGACACAGGGGCAGGGCGCCAGTCGGCGCATCGCCGAACAGGTTTCCGCGGCAGCCGCACTGGTTGCCCTCGGCGTGGAGAACACCAATGACTGA
- the era gene encoding GTPase Era codes for MTDAPVSRCGYVAIVGRPNVGKSTLLNHILGQKLAITSRKPQTTRHNMLGIKTEGDVQAVYVDTPGLHKNGETALNRYMNRTASSALKDVDVVIFVVDRNRWTDEDQLVLERVQYVEGPLIVAVNKVDRLDEKGDLLPHLEWLATQLPKAEIVPVSAQHGQNLEVLEQLVAERLPESEHFFPEDQITDRSSRFLAAELVREKVMRQLGAEVPYQITVEIEDFKQQGHVLHIHALILVERDGQKKIIIGDKGERIKRIGQEARKDMEVLFDSKVMLNLWVKVKGGWSDDERALHSLGYN; via the coding sequence ATGACTGATGCACCCGTGAGCCGTTGTGGCTATGTCGCCATCGTGGGCCGGCCGAACGTCGGCAAGTCGACGCTGCTCAACCATATCCTCGGGCAGAAGCTCGCGATCACCTCGCGCAAGCCGCAGACCACGCGGCACAACATGCTCGGCATCAAGACCGAGGGCGATGTGCAGGCGGTCTACGTCGACACTCCAGGGCTGCACAAGAATGGCGAGACCGCGCTCAATCGCTACATGAACCGCACGGCGTCCTCGGCCCTGAAGGACGTGGACGTGGTGATCTTCGTGGTCGACCGCAACCGCTGGACCGACGAGGACCAATTGGTGCTTGAGCGTGTGCAGTACGTCGAAGGGCCGCTGATCGTGGCAGTCAACAAGGTCGATCGCCTCGACGAGAAGGGTGATCTGCTGCCGCACCTGGAATGGCTGGCCACGCAACTGCCCAAGGCCGAGATCGTGCCGGTTTCTGCCCAGCACGGGCAGAATCTGGAAGTGCTGGAGCAACTGGTGGCCGAGCGCCTGCCGGAGAGCGAGCATTTCTTTCCGGAAGACCAGATCACCGACCGCAGCAGCCGCTTCCTGGCTGCCGAACTGGTTCGGGAAAAGGTCATGCGCCAACTGGGGGCCGAGGTGCCTTACCAGATCACCGTGGAGATCGAGGATTTCAAGCAGCAGGGCCATGTGCTGCATATCCATGCGCTGATCTTGGTGGAGCGCGACGGGCAGAAGAAAATCATCATTGGCGACAAGGGCGAGCGCATCAAGCGCATTGGCCAGGAAGCGCGCAAGGACATGGAGGTGCTGTTCGACTCCAAGGTCATGCTCAACCTCTGGGTCAAGGTCAAGGGCGGCTGGTCCGACGACGAACGCGCACTGCATTCGCTGGGTTACAACTGA
- the recO gene encoding DNA repair protein RecO: protein MNTALVPAFVLHSRPYRESSALVDFLTPQGRLRAVLRGARGKAGTLARPFIGLEVEFRGRHELKNVARMEPAGVAHWLEGDTLFSGLYLNELLTRLLPAEDAHPELFDLYRDSLLALAARRPLEPLLRAFEWRLLCELGYGFALDQDIHGQPVEAETFYRLQPEAGFEAVFQFQPGLFKGALLLSMAEADWSSEGALGAAKRLMRQALAPHLGGRPLVSRELFMSIKESPRG, encoded by the coding sequence ATGAACACAGCGCTCGTCCCTGCCTTCGTCCTGCATAGCCGGCCCTACCGCGAAAGTAGCGCGCTGGTGGACTTCCTCACGCCACAGGGCCGCTTGCGTGCAGTCCTGCGCGGTGCGCGAGGCAAGGCGGGAACCCTGGCCCGTCCCTTCATTGGCCTGGAGGTCGAGTTTCGCGGGCGCCACGAACTGAAGAACGTCGCCCGTATGGAGCCTGCGGGTGTCGCCCACTGGCTGGAAGGCGACACGCTGTTCAGCGGGCTTTACCTCAACGAACTGCTGACACGCCTGCTGCCGGCGGAAGATGCCCACCCCGAGCTGTTCGACCTGTACCGTGACAGCCTGCTGGCGTTGGCGGCGCGGCGACCGCTGGAGCCGTTGCTGCGGGCGTTCGAGTGGCGTCTGCTGTGCGAGCTGGGCTACGGTTTCGCGCTGGACCAGGATATCCACGGCCAACCCGTCGAGGCGGAAACCTTCTACCGCTTGCAGCCAGAGGCGGGTTTCGAGGCGGTTTTCCAGTTCCAGCCGGGTCTGTTCAAGGGCGCTCTGTTACTCTCGATGGCCGAGGCGGACTGGTCCAGCGAGGGCGCCCTGGGCGCGGCCAAGCGCCTGATGCGCCAGGCGCTGGCGCCCCATCTTGGCGGACGGCCACTGGTCAGCCGCGAACTGTTCATGTCTATCAAGGAGTCACCCCGTGGCTGA
- the pdxJ gene encoding pyridoxine 5'-phosphate synthase yields the protein MAEARTILLGVNIDHVATLRQARGTRYPDPVKAALDAEQAGADGITVHLREDRRHIQDRDVRVLREVLQTRMNFEMGITEAMLAFAEQIRPQHACFVPETRQELTTEGGLDVLAQETRVAAAIERLARLDCEVSLFIDPEPAQIEAARRLGAPAIELHTGRYADAETPQAQAAELERIRQGVALGRELGLVVNAGHGLHYHNTQAIAALEGINELNIGHAIVAHALFVGFSQAVREMKALIIAARA from the coding sequence GTGGCTGAAGCCAGAACCATCCTGCTCGGTGTCAATATCGATCACGTCGCCACCCTGCGCCAGGCGCGTGGCACGCGTTACCCGGACCCGGTCAAGGCCGCGCTGGATGCCGAACAGGCGGGCGCCGACGGCATCACCGTGCACCTGCGCGAAGACCGCCGGCATATCCAGGACCGCGACGTGCGGGTGCTGCGCGAAGTGCTGCAGACGCGGATGAATTTCGAGATGGGCATCACCGAGGCGATGCTGGCGTTCGCCGAGCAGATTCGCCCGCAACATGCCTGCTTCGTCCCCGAGACCCGCCAGGAGCTGACCACCGAGGGCGGCCTGGATGTGCTGGCGCAGGAGACACGCGTGGCTGCGGCGATCGAGCGCCTGGCGCGGCTGGACTGCGAAGTCTCGCTGTTCATCGACCCCGAACCGGCGCAGATCGAAGCGGCGCGGCGCCTGGGCGCTCCGGCCATCGAACTGCACACCGGGCGCTACGCCGACGCCGAAACGCCGCAGGCACAGGCCGCTGAACTGGAGCGGATTCGCCAGGGCGTGGCACTGGGGCGTGAACTGGGGCTGGTGGTCAATGCCGGTCATGGCCTGCATTACCACAACACCCAGGCCATCGCCGCACTGGAGGGCATCAACGAACTGAACATCGGCCACGCCATCGTCGCCCATGCGCTGTTCGTCGGTTTCTCCCAGGCGGTGCGCGAGATGAAGGCGCTGATCATCGCCGCCCGCGCCTGA